From one Streptomyces sp. N50 genomic stretch:
- a CDS encoding tetratricopeptide repeat protein, with protein sequence METPPGDPDPGDPDPGDPDPGDPDPDGADLDGADLDGADLDGADLDGADPAGTDPADTDLIATALAWYAAHAERTLTAIVEPGLDQDDRRRPTAAQPPGHATEVAATTPFPRPEDAFAWGDLELENVVTLVNRYRDTPDPRLTAHLSTLVRLLFPYVLRSGRAAETEVLGRAALGAARRLGDAAAEAYALGDLAGLHFLTGRQNEALGLNDQALAIWWRLDAVSWIRRCLNNRGLLLEGLGRYAESGVALRQSLAHSRQLNDPYGEAVTHSHLGNLYEHTDPRAAIEQHRRSLAIGDEIGAVIVQHSAHCNIGYAHLTLGEPAAAVPHFEESLRILGGHGDWHGESQTRLGLVRALRLLGRTEDTRTEDTRVEATHTTRAHTECTELLRRADARADRYMGGLARHQLGLLLREQGREREAYDAWRAALDALDGTDEKVVVQELGELLSQRDAR encoded by the coding sequence GTGGAAACGCCCCCCGGCGACCCCGACCCCGGCGACCCCGACCCCGGCGACCCCGACCCCGGCGACCCCGACCCCGACGGCGCCGACCTCGACGGCGCCGACCTCGACGGCGCCGACCTCGACGGCGCCGACCTCGACGGCGCCGACCCCGCCGGCACCGACCCCGCCGACACCGACCTCATAGCAACCGCCCTCGCCTGGTACGCCGCCCACGCCGAACGCACCCTCACCGCGATCGTCGAACCAGGCCTCGACCAGGACGACCGCCGCCGGCCGACCGCAGCGCAGCCCCCCGGTCACGCCACCGAGGTCGCGGCCACCACCCCCTTCCCCCGCCCCGAGGACGCCTTCGCCTGGGGCGACTTGGAGCTGGAGAACGTGGTGACGCTGGTGAACCGGTACCGCGACACCCCGGATCCCCGCCTGACCGCCCACCTCTCGACCCTCGTCCGCCTCCTCTTCCCCTACGTCCTGCGCAGCGGCCGCGCCGCCGAGACGGAGGTGCTCGGCCGGGCCGCCCTCGGCGCGGCCCGCCGGCTCGGGGACGCGGCGGCGGAGGCGTACGCGCTGGGCGATCTCGCCGGGCTGCACTTCCTGACCGGCCGGCAGAACGAGGCGCTCGGGCTCAACGACCAGGCCCTGGCGATCTGGTGGCGACTCGACGCGGTCTCCTGGATCCGCCGCTGCCTCAACAACCGCGGCCTGCTCCTCGAAGGCCTCGGCCGCTACGCCGAGTCGGGCGTCGCCCTGCGCCAAAGCCTTGCCCACTCACGGCAGTTGAACGATCCGTACGGCGAGGCCGTGACCCACAGCCACCTCGGCAACCTGTACGAACACACCGACCCGCGCGCCGCCATCGAACAGCACCGCCGCTCCCTCGCCATCGGCGACGAGATCGGCGCCGTCATCGTGCAGCACTCCGCGCACTGCAACATCGGCTACGCCCACCTCACCCTCGGCGAACCGGCCGCCGCCGTACCGCACTTCGAGGAGAGCCTGCGCATCCTCGGCGGCCACGGCGACTGGCACGGCGAGTCCCAGACCCGCCTCGGCCTGGTCCGCGCCCTCCGCCTCCTCGGCCGTACCGAAGACACCCGTACCGAAGACACCCGCGTCGAAGCCACACACACCACACGCGCCCACACCGAATGCACCGAACTCCTCCGCCGCGCCGACGCCCGCGCCGACCGCTACATGGGCGGCCTGGCCCGGCACCAACTCGGCCTGCTGCTACGGGAACAGGGCCGCGAGCGCGAGGCGTACGACGCGTGGCGGGCGGCCCTCGACGCGCTCGACGGGACCGACGAGAAGGTCGTCGTCCAGGAGCTCGGCGAGCTGTTGTCACAGCGTGACGCGCGTTGA
- a CDS encoding glycosyltransferase family 2 protein — protein MVGPRIAVAVVTMGNRPAEVDALLESVAKQDLPPTRVVIVGNGCRLPEFTDRLSLPGEVTTIDLDENLGCPGGRNVGLARLRAFGDVDVVVELDDDGLLVDADVLRRVRDLYAAEPRLGIVGFRIADEHGETQRRHVPRVGAGDPMQGGYVTGFLGGGHALSMAMLAETGDWPAEFFFAHEETDLAWRAADAGWSILYAPELLLQHPKTSPARHAIYYRVTARNRVWLVRRRLPLALIPVHLGIWTLLTLVRTRSVAGLRAWFGGFVEGVRETAGERRPMRWRTVWRLTRLGRPPVI, from the coding sequence GTGGTCGGACCGAGGATCGCCGTCGCCGTGGTGACCATGGGGAACCGGCCCGCCGAGGTCGACGCGCTGCTCGAATCCGTGGCCAAGCAGGACCTGCCGCCGACCCGCGTCGTGATCGTCGGAAACGGCTGCCGGCTCCCGGAGTTCACCGACCGGCTGTCCCTCCCCGGCGAGGTCACCACCATCGACCTCGACGAGAACCTCGGCTGCCCCGGCGGCCGCAACGTGGGCCTGGCCCGGCTCCGCGCGTTCGGTGACGTGGACGTCGTAGTGGAACTCGACGACGACGGACTGCTCGTCGACGCGGACGTGCTGCGCCGCGTGCGCGATCTGTACGCGGCCGAACCGCGCCTGGGCATCGTCGGGTTCAGGATCGCCGACGAGCACGGGGAGACCCAGCGGCGCCATGTGCCGCGGGTCGGCGCGGGGGATCCGATGCAGGGCGGGTACGTCACCGGGTTCCTCGGCGGCGGGCACGCGCTGAGCATGGCGATGCTCGCCGAGACGGGGGACTGGCCGGCCGAGTTCTTCTTCGCGCACGAGGAGACCGACCTGGCCTGGCGGGCCGCCGACGCCGGCTGGAGCATCCTGTACGCCCCCGAGCTGCTCCTCCAGCACCCCAAGACCTCGCCCGCCCGGCACGCCATCTACTACCGGGTCACCGCCCGCAACCGCGTCTGGCTGGTCCGCCGCCGGCTCCCGCTCGCGCTGATCCCGGTCCACCTGGGCATCTGGACGCTGCTCACGCTCGTACGGACGCGGTCGGTGGCCGGGCTCCGGGCGTGGTTCGGGGGATTCGTGGAGGGCGTGCGCGAAACGGCGGGGGAGCGGCGGCCGATGCGGTGGCGGACGGTGTGGCGGCTGACGCGGCTGGGGCGGCCGCCGGTCATCTGA
- a CDS encoding bifunctional 3'-5' exonuclease/DNA polymerase, with the protein MTDRWALAPAEGGGVEVAALGPDGLPVGAVEREADLVEAVRGRPAVGRWVWRSTAEVYPPLLAAGVRVERCYDVEDAETLLLGHEGRHGEPRSAAAALARLRGGAVPPDPPQRAAEPGAQPSLFEPQSVHLPLTDLLAVYAEQQRRHDATTHPDRMRLLTASESAGMLVAAEMNRAGLPWSAEVHREMLHELLGDRYAGGGEPRRLAELADEVSVAFGRRVRPDLPADVVKAFAEAGIKVRSTRRWEIQSLDHPAVKPLLEYKKLYRIWVAHGWSWLQDWVRDGRFRPEFLAGGTVTGRWVTNGGGGLQIPKVIRRAVVADPGWRLVVADADQMEPRVLAAISRDPGLMEVAGRATDLYQSVSDRAFSGDRDQAKIAVLGAVYGQTSGDGLKNLAALRRRFPKAVAYVDDAAKAGEEGRLVRTWLGRTCPPVAGGEDAAEEAGIPQDDPVTAPADQGWVPGYASTNSRARGRFARNFVVQGSAADWALLMLAALRRSCAELSAELVFFQHDEVIVHCPEAEAGTVAAAIQEAADLAGRLTFGETPVRFPFTVAVVECYADAK; encoded by the coding sequence ATGACCGATCGCTGGGCGCTCGCTCCGGCCGAGGGTGGTGGTGTGGAGGTCGCCGCCCTCGGTCCGGACGGGCTGCCCGTGGGGGCGGTGGAGCGGGAGGCGGATCTCGTCGAGGCCGTGCGCGGGCGGCCCGCCGTGGGGCGGTGGGTGTGGCGGTCCACGGCCGAGGTGTATCCGCCGCTGCTCGCCGCGGGGGTGCGGGTGGAGCGGTGCTACGACGTGGAGGACGCCGAGACGCTGCTGCTCGGGCACGAGGGGCGGCACGGCGAGCCGCGGTCGGCGGCGGCCGCGCTGGCCCGGTTGCGGGGCGGGGCCGTACCGCCGGATCCGCCGCAGCGGGCCGCCGAACCGGGCGCGCAGCCCTCGCTCTTCGAGCCGCAGAGCGTCCATCTCCCCCTGACCGATCTGCTCGCGGTGTACGCCGAGCAGCAGCGGCGGCACGACGCGACCACGCACCCCGACCGGATGCGGCTGCTCACCGCCTCCGAGTCGGCGGGGATGCTGGTCGCGGCCGAGATGAACCGGGCGGGGCTGCCGTGGAGCGCCGAGGTGCACCGGGAGATGCTGCACGAGTTGCTGGGCGACCGGTATGCAGGGGGCGGTGAGCCGCGGCGGCTGGCCGAGCTGGCGGACGAGGTGTCCGTCGCCTTCGGGAGACGAGTGCGGCCGGATCTGCCCGCCGATGTGGTCAAGGCGTTCGCCGAGGCCGGGATCAAGGTCAGGTCGACCCGGCGCTGGGAGATCCAGTCCCTCGACCATCCGGCCGTGAAGCCGCTGCTGGAGTACAAGAAGCTGTACCGGATCTGGGTGGCGCACGGCTGGTCCTGGCTGCAGGACTGGGTGCGGGACGGGCGGTTCCGGCCGGAGTTCCTCGCGGGCGGGACGGTCACCGGGCGCTGGGTCACGAACGGCGGGGGCGGGCTGCAGATCCCCAAGGTCATCCGGCGGGCCGTGGTCGCCGACCCGGGCTGGCGGCTCGTCGTCGCCGACGCCGACCAGATGGAACCGCGGGTGCTCGCCGCGATCTCCCGCGACCCCGGGCTGATGGAGGTCGCGGGCCGCGCCACCGACCTCTACCAGTCCGTGTCCGACCGCGCCTTCTCCGGCGACCGCGACCAGGCCAAGATCGCCGTGCTCGGCGCGGTCTACGGCCAGACCTCAGGCGACGGCCTCAAGAACCTCGCCGCGCTCAGACGCCGGTTCCCCAAGGCGGTGGCGTACGTCGACGACGCCGCGAAGGCGGGCGAGGAGGGGCGGCTCGTCCGGACCTGGCTGGGGCGGACCTGCCCGCCGGTGGCCGGGGGCGAGGACGCGGCGGAGGAGGCGGGCATCCCCCAGGACGACCCCGTCACGGCCCCGGCCGACCAGGGCTGGGTGCCGGGTTACGCCTCCACCAACTCCCGCGCCCGGGGCCGTTTCGCCCGCAACTTCGTCGTCCAGGGCAGCGCGGCGGACTGGGCCCTGCTGATGCTGGCCGCGCTCCGGCGGTCCTGTGCGGAGCTGTCGGCGGAGCTGGTCTTCTTCCAGCACGACGAGGTGATCGTGCACTGCCCGGAGGCGGAGGCCGGGACCGTCGCCGCCGCGATACAGGAGGCGGCCGATCTCGCCGGGCGGCTGACGTTCGGGGAGACGCCGGTGCGGTTTCCCTTCACGGTGGCGGTGGTCGAGTGCTACGCGGATGCCAAGTAG
- a CDS encoding histidine kinase, which produces MKRTDDRLLPVLLICAQALVWPVAPLLRGTVPTAADLLVAALVAGSVTAALALRRTRPVITLIVVAAACAVGAGPLPTGAMAVFGTAGVALALFTVAAERDTFTTVLCVLTLALWQFLQNITLHGLSDNNGLDLVLITLLYATACGAGFYVRRTHRARQAAELLLHRAETERHRLPAAERRRMERELHDVSAHHLTAVVVTAGAALGLRERRPELAAEALEFATETGREVTRALSAVRAPAPSREELPSPEERLRSLIAGFRRLDQPVDFEIDPLPDGAVADAAYGIVREALTNVARHAPGAHTTVTVHYGDTRTDVVITSAAPPAATPAHASGLGGGRGQGFLRSRARETGGTLTTGPTAEGGWEVRAILPGRTAAPVEHVVPRSYRAAQVVAAIGLCFQPLLPVLIIRADATSTSTHVSAGVLFTLLAATQAVALLWLRKAPRTVQLALLCLALLWPMAMSVGHYTGPVLLPPTLSTFAACAAVFSLKGRGELRDQPPPARTYRLPQVPISVFSTAATAAHSTALTIAVLHRGTTIPTWAVTTASTAAAALLIGAAHYAGALRDRRDRTTQVTQTAQLATWTEEAVRDAWAERRRIAAGLETTVLARTADMITEAQAGHLDATATRAREALAAMRALLDAVRDADETTTPDLRPQPTVQALDLLAHQCRATGRDVQIRVTDRVPDRLPTEVDLAAYHVAETLLATGDNDPAVLELDADGTTLTITATGVPRAKDTAVQARLAARIAPLGGTLTAGRPPGTVHLRLPLTAPDDEERER; this is translated from the coding sequence ATGAAACGAACCGACGACCGGCTGCTCCCGGTCCTGCTGATCTGTGCCCAGGCCCTGGTGTGGCCGGTGGCTCCGCTGCTGCGCGGCACCGTGCCGACCGCGGCCGACCTGCTCGTGGCCGCGCTGGTCGCGGGATCCGTGACGGCCGCGCTCGCTCTGCGCCGTACCCGCCCGGTGATCACGCTCATCGTGGTCGCCGCGGCCTGCGCGGTGGGCGCCGGCCCGCTGCCCACCGGGGCGATGGCGGTCTTCGGCACCGCGGGCGTCGCGCTCGCCCTCTTCACGGTGGCCGCCGAACGCGACACCTTCACCACGGTCCTGTGCGTGCTCACGCTCGCGCTCTGGCAGTTCCTGCAGAACATCACCCTGCACGGCCTCAGCGACAACAACGGCCTCGACCTGGTCCTCATCACCCTGCTCTACGCCACGGCATGCGGCGCGGGCTTCTACGTACGCCGCACCCACCGCGCCCGCCAGGCCGCCGAACTCCTCCTGCACCGCGCGGAAACCGAACGCCACCGCCTCCCGGCGGCCGAACGGCGCCGTATGGAACGGGAGTTGCACGACGTCAGCGCCCACCACCTGACCGCCGTGGTCGTCACCGCCGGCGCGGCGCTCGGCCTGCGCGAACGCCGCCCCGAACTCGCCGCCGAGGCACTGGAGTTCGCGACCGAGACCGGCCGCGAGGTCACCCGGGCACTCAGCGCGGTCCGCGCGCCGGCCCCCTCCCGCGAGGAACTCCCGTCCCCCGAGGAGCGGTTGCGCTCCCTGATCGCCGGCTTCCGCCGCCTCGACCAACCGGTCGACTTCGAGATCGACCCCCTCCCCGACGGCGCCGTCGCGGACGCGGCCTACGGCATCGTCCGTGAGGCCCTCACCAACGTGGCCCGCCACGCCCCAGGCGCCCACACGACCGTGACCGTCCACTACGGCGACACCCGCACCGACGTCGTCATCACCAGCGCGGCCCCGCCGGCCGCCACCCCGGCCCACGCCTCAGGCCTGGGCGGCGGCCGAGGCCAGGGCTTCCTCCGCTCCCGAGCCCGGGAAACAGGCGGCACCCTGACCACCGGCCCGACGGCGGAAGGCGGTTGGGAGGTACGAGCGATCCTCCCCGGCCGTACGGCGGCCCCGGTGGAACACGTCGTCCCACGCAGCTACCGCGCAGCCCAGGTCGTCGCCGCGATCGGCCTGTGCTTCCAGCCCCTGCTCCCGGTTCTGATCATCCGCGCGGACGCCACATCGACCAGCACGCATGTGTCGGCGGGAGTCCTGTTCACCTTGCTGGCAGCGACCCAGGCGGTAGCCCTGCTGTGGCTGCGCAAAGCACCGAGAACGGTCCAACTGGCCTTGCTGTGCTTGGCGTTGCTGTGGCCAATGGCAATGTCGGTGGGCCACTACACAGGCCCGGTACTGCTCCCCCCAACCCTGAGCACTTTTGCAGCATGCGCAGCGGTCTTTTCCCTAAAGGGGCGCGGGGAACTGCGCGACCAGCCCCCACCAGCGCGCACATACCGACTACCTCAGGTCCCCATCTCTGTCTTTTCCACTGCAGCCACAGCCGCACACTCCACCGCCCTCACCATCGCCGTCCTACACCGAGGCACGACCATCCCCACCTGGGCGGTAACCACGGCTTCAACTGCCGCTGCCGCACTGCTAATTGGTGCGGCCCACTACGCCGGAGCCCTACGCGACAGGCGTGACAGAACAACCCAGGTCACCCAAACCGCACAACTCGCCACCTGGACAGAGGAAGCCGTAAGAGACGCCTGGGCAGAACGCCGCCGCATCGCAGCGGGGCTGGAGACCACCGTCCTGGCCAGAACCGCAGACATGATCACCGAGGCACAGGCAGGCCACCTCGACGCAACAGCCACCCGAGCCCGAGAAGCCCTCGCAGCGATGCGCGCCCTCCTGGACGCAGTCCGAGACGCCGACGAGACGACAACCCCCGACCTGCGCCCCCAACCCACCGTCCAGGCCCTCGACTTGCTGGCACACCAGTGCCGAGCCACCGGCCGAGACGTACAGATACGCGTGACGGACCGAGTACCGGACCGCCTCCCCACCGAAGTGGACCTGGCCGCCTACCACGTAGCCGAAACCCTCCTCGCGACCGGCGACAACGACCCGGCCGTACTGGAACTCGACGCGGACGGCACTACGTTGACGATCACGGCCACCGGCGTACCCCGCGCCAAGGACACCGCCGTACAGGCCCGCCTGGCGGCAAGGATCGCGCCGCTCGGCGGCACCCTGACGGCCGGCCGCCCACCGGGCACGGTCCACCTCCGGCTGCCGCTCACGGCACCGGACGACGAGGAGAGAGAACGATGA
- a CDS encoding Uma2 family endonuclease, whose product MDASVEAAFDAFDAAAPEGWRVELIEGKIHVVPPANGEHEEIVSEVTGQVRDHRKDYGRYTGIGLHVPDASVTGQVVPDLVIAPKGSFADDQRYHDPAPVVLVGEVTSESTAVNDRGPKLRGYARAGIPCYLLIDREAGTVIVYSEPAEDRYTRAAEIEISKTVALPEPLGFDLDTSQF is encoded by the coding sequence ATGGACGCTTCGGTGGAGGCCGCCTTCGACGCGTTCGACGCTGCTGCCCCGGAGGGATGGCGCGTGGAGTTGATCGAAGGGAAGATCCACGTGGTGCCTCCGGCGAATGGGGAGCATGAGGAGATCGTGTCCGAGGTCACCGGGCAGGTCCGGGACCATCGAAAGGACTACGGCCGCTACACCGGTATCGGCCTGCACGTTCCGGACGCCTCTGTCACCGGCCAGGTCGTCCCCGACCTGGTGATCGCCCCGAAGGGCAGCTTCGCCGACGACCAGCGCTACCACGACCCCGCGCCCGTCGTCCTCGTCGGCGAGGTGACCTCCGAGTCCACCGCCGTCAACGACCGCGGTCCCAAACTGCGTGGCTACGCGCGCGCGGGCATCCCCTGCTACCTGCTGATCGACCGCGAGGCCGGGACGGTCATCGTCTACAGCGAGCCCGCCGAGGACCGCTACACCCGGGCCGCCGAGATCGAGATCTCCAAGACCGTGGCGCTGCCCGAGCCGCTCGGGTTCGACCTCGACACGAGCCAGTTCTGA
- a CDS encoding DUF3052 domain-containing protein: MVNSPAAGGGYSGTPLARKIGVKPGHQVHLHHAPASWTVPGLPADCEVTAGGTRGADVTLAFYQERRQLELEAAELVLGLADTAMLWIAWPRKAAGHVSDISENDLRDLFLPLGVVDVKVAALGDDWSGLKFVRRRENRQSHNKGPAK; encoded by the coding sequence ATGGTCAACTCCCCTGCTGCGGGCGGAGGTTACTCCGGCACCCCGCTCGCCAGGAAGATCGGCGTCAAGCCCGGCCACCAGGTCCATCTGCACCACGCCCCCGCCTCCTGGACCGTCCCCGGACTCCCCGCCGACTGCGAGGTCACCGCCGGGGGGACCCGTGGCGCGGACGTCACCCTCGCCTTCTACCAGGAACGGCGGCAACTGGAGCTGGAAGCCGCGGAGTTGGTGCTCGGCCTCGCCGACACCGCAATGCTCTGGATCGCCTGGCCCCGCAAGGCCGCCGGGCATGTCAGCGACATCAGCGAGAACGACCTGCGGGACCTCTTCCTTCCGCTCGGTGTCGTCGATGTGAAGGTCGCCGCGCTGGGGGACGACTGGTCGGGGCTGAAGTTCGTACGCCGGAGGGAAAACCGGCAAAGCCACAACAAAGGTCCCGCAAAATGA
- a CDS encoding Clp protease N-terminal domain-containing protein encodes MTTNPNVTSSVRLDDLIAAIKLVHPAPLDQLQDAVIAADHLGDVADHLIGHFVDQARRSGASWTDIGKSMGVTRQAAQKRFVAKESADLDPSQGFGRYTPRARNTVMAAHNEAIAARNAEGRPEHLVLGLLAEPDGLAARAIVAQDILLDAVRQAATAALPPAVDEVPELVPYGPDAKKVLELTFREALRLGHNYIGTEHILLALLEHENGEGVLNGLGIDKATAEGHIAEMLNGFQG; translated from the coding sequence ACCCGAACGTCACCTCATCCGTACGTCTCGACGACCTCATCGCGGCCATCAAGCTGGTCCACCCCGCGCCCCTGGACCAACTCCAGGACGCGGTCATCGCCGCCGACCACCTGGGCGACGTGGCCGACCATCTGATCGGCCACTTCGTGGACCAGGCCCGGCGTTCCGGCGCCTCCTGGACCGACATCGGCAAGAGCATGGGCGTCACCCGGCAGGCCGCGCAGAAGCGCTTCGTGGCGAAGGAGTCGGCGGACCTCGATCCCAGTCAGGGGTTCGGCCGGTACACCCCGCGCGCCCGCAACACGGTGATGGCCGCCCACAACGAAGCCATCGCCGCCCGCAACGCCGAGGGCCGCCCGGAGCACCTGGTTCTCGGCCTGCTCGCCGAACCGGACGGCCTGGCGGCCAGGGCGATCGTCGCGCAGGACATCCTCCTGGACGCCGTACGCCAGGCCGCCACCGCCGCGCTCCCCCCGGCCGTCGACGAGGTCCCGGAGCTCGTCCCCTACGGTCCCGACGCCAAGAAGGTCCTCGAACTCACCTTCCGCGAGGCCCTGCGCCTCGGCCACAACTACATCGGCACCGAACACATCCTGCTGGCCCTCCTGGAGCACGAGAACGGCGAGGGCGTCCTCAACGGCCTGGGCATCGACAAGGCCACGGCCGAAGGGCACATCGCGGAAATGCTCAACGGGTTTCAGGGCTGA
- a CDS encoding DUF5707 domain-containing protein codes for MSMSKRALLLSLASVAAVGGVVAGGLAASAASAPEKPTLSNGSAHYTAPSASGDGSFTYTVDVSDNSGIKGLKVVAWPVSSKLKPTAADLREVESATCKATSDDTSRCTYTVKVTKKEAAETAKGTWNVSTLATAKDGDTTFVSKAITFDVAG; via the coding sequence ATGTCCATGTCCAAGCGCGCCCTTCTCCTCTCCCTCGCCTCCGTCGCCGCGGTCGGCGGAGTCGTCGCCGGCGGACTCGCCGCGTCGGCCGCCTCCGCACCGGAGAAGCCGACCCTGTCGAACGGCTCGGCCCACTACACCGCCCCGTCCGCGAGCGGCGACGGTTCCTTCACCTACACCGTGGACGTCAGCGACAACTCGGGAATCAAGGGCCTCAAGGTCGTTGCCTGGCCCGTGAGTTCGAAGCTGAAGCCGACCGCGGCGGACCTGCGCGAGGTCGAGTCCGCCACGTGCAAGGCCACGTCGGACGACACCTCGCGCTGCACCTACACCGTCAAGGTCACCAAGAAGGAGGCGGCGGAGACGGCCAAGGGCACCTGGAACGTCTCGACGCTCGCCACCGCCAAGGACGGCGACACGACGTTCGTGTCCAAGGCGATCACCTTCGACGTCGCCGGCTGA